The DNA sequence ACACCGGGCTGGGCGTACGCGACGACCTCGACCCGGCGTTTTCAGCCAAGTCGAAGGTCTCGCTCACCCCGTCGTAGACGAGGTCGGGTGACCGGGACCGCACGGGCGGGCCATTGTGTCGACCACCGCGTTGGGAGCTACTCCCCTTCGCGCTGCCGAGTCTAGCCCCGCCCGAGCGGGCCGGTCACCCGAGGGTGATCACGTTCACGATCCGTCCGCCGTCACGGGCCGGCCGGTGGAAGGCCCCGGCCGGCCCGCGCCCACCGCGGGTTACGGGTAGCTGACGACGTTCACGGGCACGGTGGCCGTGCCCTGGGCCGCGGCTCCGGTGGTGTTGATCACGTTGTCGATCACACCGTTGCCGCCGAGGGACACCGTGAGCAGGCTGTGGAACTTCACGCCGGCGCTGTTGGGCGCCTCGAACCCGCGAGCCGCGTGGATCGTCGGGTCGACGTTGAAGTAGCAGTAGCTGCCCATGCCCCACGCCTCGTGGCTGGTGACCGTGTTGGCCACCTTGTACGCGGCGTAGCCCTTCGTCGTGCCGTTCATGTACGCCGCCTGGTTCGGCGGGTCGTAGGGCAGCTCGTTCTGGAAGAAGATCGTACGGCCGCCCTGACCGTTCCAGACGACGTTGTACTTCTGGTAGTGCTCGACGAACAGGCCGGTCGCCAGCACGTTGTTGCCGTTGACGATGAGGCCCGTGTCGGCGGTGTTGACGGTCCAGCCGATACCGGCACCGTGGTCGCCGCGCCACGCCCAGATGTGGTCGATCAGCACGTTGTTGCTGTTGACCAGCAGGCTGTTGGTGGCCTTGCCGGCGCCCGCGCCGCCGATGCGGAAGAACACGTCGGAGATCGACGACGGGTTGGCCGCGTGCGAGACGCCCGAGGTCGACGCGCCCATCACCAGCAGGTTCGCCGAGTTGGTCGGGCCGGCGTCGAACAGCAGGCCCGCGACCTTGACGCCGTCCACGTCGCCCACGACCATCGGCGTCACGCCGTTGTCCGGGATGATCGTCGCGTAGCCGAGGCCCAGCACGACGGTGTCGGCCCGGTTGACGTTGATCGTCTGGTTGACGTGGTAGATGCCCGGCGTGAACAGCAGGTGCAGGCCCTGGGCCAGCGCCTGGTTGATCCGAGCCGCGCTGTCACCGGGCTTGGCGACGTAGAACGAGCTCAGCGGCAGCGAGGAGCCCGGGGTGGACCCGGCCGCCCAGCTGGTGCCGGACGCGTTGGTGCGCAGCGACGGCACCCACACCCGGTAGTTGCCGCCCGAGTCCAGGTACAGGTACGGCTTCTCCCGGCTGAACGGGGTGGTGGCCAGGGTCGTGTAGACGGGGTTGGGGAAGCTGTTCGCCGGGGCGCCCTGCACGCCGGAGAACACCATGTTCCACACGCCGTTGACCCAGCCGCCGATCTGGCTGTCGCGGGTGTACCACTGCTGCTGGGAGTACGGGCCGACCGAGCCCGACACCCGGCTGTCGGCGATGTAGCCGCCGGAGGCCCAGCCGTAGCCGTTCGGGGCGAGGTTCAGGTCGCCGTGGATGTCCATCCGCCGGAACGGGGCCGCCTGCGACACCGCCCACCGGGTGAACCCGGCCGACGGGTACACGGACAGGTTCTCCGCCGAGCGCCAGAAGTTCTGCGTGGCGTTGCCCTGGAACCAGCCCGCGTCCACGGTGACGTCGCCGTTGATGCGCACGTCGCCGGGGTTCTGGCCGAGACCGATGATCGAGGTGTAGAAGCCGATCTGGGCGTTGAACCCGCTGTAGGTGCCCGGCTTGAACGCCAGCACGTAGCGCTGCGAGCCGAACTGGTTGGACTCCATCTCCGCGAAGATGGCGTCGACCTGCGCCTGGATGGTGGCGCCGGACATGCTCGGGTCGAAGACCTTCACGTTGGCGCCGAGCGAGCCGCCGCCGGGGATCGGGTCGCCGCTCGGGCTCGGGCTGGTGCTCGGCGTCGGGCTGGGCGAGGTCGGGGTGCTGCCGGTGCGCACCACGAACTCGTACAGCGAGTAGCCGTAGCCGGTGGCCCGCGCCGTGCCGTACATGCGCACGTAGCGGCCGCTGCCCGAGACGTTGAGGGTCTGGTTGCCACCGGTGCCCGTCGTGGTGCTGTAGACGGTGGTCCAGGTGGTGGTGTCGTTCGACAGCTGGATCTGGAAGGCCGTGGCGTACGCCGCCTCCCAGTTCAGCAGGATCTGGCAGATCGACTGGGTCGAGCCGAGGTCGACGTAGATCCACTGCGGGTCGGTGAAGGCACTGGCCCAGCGGGTGGTGGTGCTGCCGTCGACGGCCGCCGTGGCGGGCGTGCCCGCGTTCTCGACCGAGGACGCGATGACGGACTTGCCCAGGGCCGCGTTGGCCGTGCCGCAGCCGCCACCGCCGACGAGTTCGCCGTAGACCTCGAACTCCCACAGCGAGTAGCCCCACTGGGTGGCGCGGGCGGTGCCGAACACCCGGACGTAGCGGCCGGTGCCGGTGACGTTGAGGGTCTGCACGCCGCCGGTGCCGGTGGTGGTGCTGTAGATCGGGGTCCAGGTGCTGCCGTCGGCGGAGGTCTGCACCGTGAAGGCGGTGGCGTACGCCGCCTCCCAGCGCAGGATCACCTGGCTGATGTTCGCCGAGGCGCCCAGGTCCACCTGGAGCCACTGCGGGTCGGCGGCCGCGCTAGACCAGCGCGTGCCGGTGGTGTTGCCGTCGAAGGCCGCCGACGCGGGCGTGCCCGCGTTCTCGGTGGAGGACGCGGTGGCGGTCTTGCCCTGTGACAGCAGGGTGACCGCGGCGTTGGCGGGATTGGTCGCGATGACGACGGCGTACGCGATGAGCAGCGTCGCCACCGCGGCGAGCACGAGCGAGTACAAGAGTCTGCCGCGGGAGGCGGCGAGACGCGGGGCAGGTTGCATCTCTTCTCCCTTATCGGGGATCCGGGCGTGCCGGCGCGAGGGGACGAGCCGGTAAGACGGTAGAGAGCGCTCTCTGCCGAAGAGAGTTGTCCCTTGTTCAATGTCTGTCAAGGGCATGTTTCGCGCATGTGACCACACCGGACGCCGCGCGCCGCGTAGACAAGGGCGCTGGCCAGGCTATTTGTTGCCGGGGGCAGCATTCGAGATTCATCGACGGCTGAAAAGATTCTGAGGCGATCATGGGAGAGCGATTGCCGAAGATCGTCATTCGCGGTACGGCGGTGGCGGCGTCCACTGCCGACGCCCACTGGCCGTGGCGCGGCCCACGCCGCGCAACCGACTGTTCGTGATCTGTCTGTCCATGCCTGGCGCGCGGCCACTACCATCGAAGCTCGCACATGGACAGCCCGCATCGAGTCCAATGGAGACTGTCGTGCCGGTCGGCAGCACCACCGTGGCGGAGCCGTCGCTGGCGGTCCGGAGCCGTCCCGCGCCCTTCGGGCTGCGGCGCCGCTTCCTGGTGCCGTTCGGGGCGGCGCTGGCCTGCGTGATCGCCGGTCTGGCGGCGCTGGTGCCGTCGGGCAACCTGCTGCTGCCGTTCGAGCAGACCACGGTGCTGGAGGGCAAGATGGCCTCCAAGGGCGACTTCTTCGAGGACCCCGAGGTCAAGCGCCTGCTGATGCGCCACCACCTCCAGGTGCACGTCACCCGTACCGGCTCGCGCGACGTGGCGCTGCACGAACTCGCGGGCTACGACGTGGTCTTCCCGTCCGGCCAGCCCTCGGCCGACCTGATCATCGCCCAGCGCCAGAGCCAGTCCCCGCCCGCCTACACCCGGGTCTACCGGCCCTTCACCAGCCCCATCGTGCTGGCCACCTACCGGGAGTACGCGCAGACGCTGGAGGCCGCGAAGATCGCCACACCGCTGGCCGGCGCGCCGGAGGGGCACTCGCTGTACTACTCCCTCGACCTGGCGAAGTTCCTCGCCGCCGCCGCCGATCCGGCCATGACGTGGAACAAGCTCGGGCTCAAGAGGTTCGACGTCTCCAACGGCAACGCGGTGCTGGCCCACTCCCCCAACGTGTGCTCGTCGAACTCGTCGGGCACCTACATGGGGCTGGTCGCGTTCGTGAGCAACGGCAACCGGGTGCCGCGCGACCTGGCCGAGGCGACCGCGCTGGCCCAGAAGATCAAGCCGCTGGTGACCGCGCAGGGCCTGCCCGGCGCCGACCTGTTCCGGCCGTACATCACCCCGGAGGGCAAGGGCTCGGCACCGGTGATCGTGGTCTACGAGCACCAGTTCCTGTCGTACCAGATGGGCCAGAAGGCGCACACCGGCCACGTCGACGACAGCCGGGTGCTGCTCTACCCGGACACCAACTTCCTCACCCAGCCGCAGCTGATCGCACTGAACCCGCAGGGCGACCGGCTCAGCCGCCTGGTCACCGAGGACCCGGACCTGCGCCGCCGCGCCGTCGAGCTGGGTTTCCGGGTGCTGGCGCCCGACGCGGTCACCGAGAGCCTGCCGCTGGCGCAGCACCTGGCCGGCCAGGGCGTCCAGGTGCCGGAGTTCGGGGGCAACGACACCAAGGCCGTGCTGCCCGAGCTGCCGCTGTTCGAAGAGATGATCAAGGTGACCGGGGGCTGCCCGTGAGGCGCGGCATCCCGGCGCGGCGCGGCGGGCCCGGGACGCGGCTCGGCCGCGGCCTGCTCGCGGCGTGCCTGCTGCTGGGCACCGTGGCGGGCTGCACCGGCGGCGACCCGCCCCGGCGGGTGCTGCGGGTGCTGGCCAGCGCCGAGCTGGCCGACATGCGGCCGATCCTCGACGAGCTGCGCGCGCAGACCGGTGTCGAGCTCCAGCTCGACCTCACCGGCACCGTCGACGCCGCCAACGCGCTCGACCCGGGGGCGTACCACCACGATCTGGCCTGGCTGTCGTCCGACCGGTACTTCCGGCTCAAGCTCGCGGCCGGCGGGTACACCGGCGCTCCGCCGCTGAGCACCAGCATCATGACCTCGCCGGTCGCGGTCGGCGTCACCCCGGCCGCGGCGCGGGCGCTGCGCGCGGCAACCCCCGACCAGCAGGTGTCCTGGGCCGACCTGGCCGACAGCGCCGCCACCGGGTCGCTGCGCTTCGCCATGGCCGACCCGCGCCGGTCCAACAGCGGCCTGGCCGCGCTGATCGGCGTGGCCACCGCCGCCGCGGGCCACGGCGGCGCGCTGCGCCCCGAGGACGTGACCTGCGACCGGCTGCGCGGCTTCTTCACCGGCCACACCGTGAGCGCACCCGACTCGGCCGCGCTGGTCGACCAGTTCGTCGCGCACCGGGCCGACCTGGACGCCGTCGTCAACTACGAGTCGGCGCTGCTGGCCCTCAACGCCAGCGGCCGGCTGCCCGAGCCGCTGGAGCTGGTGTACCCGCAGGACGGGCTGGTCATCTCCGACTACCCGCTGCTGCTGCTCGACCCGGCCCAGCGCGAGGCGTACGACACCGCCGTGGCCTGGCTGAGGTCGCCCGCCGCCCAGCGG is a window from the Catellatospora sp. TT07R-123 genome containing:
- a CDS encoding discoidin domain-containing protein yields the protein MQPAPRLAASRGRLLYSLVLAAVATLLIAYAVVIATNPANAAVTLLSQGKTATASSTENAGTPASAAFDGNTTGTRWSSAAADPQWLQVDLGASANISQVILRWEAAYATAFTVQTSADGSTWTPIYSTTTGTGGVQTLNVTGTGRYVRVFGTARATQWGYSLWEFEVYGELVGGGGCGTANAALGKSVIASSVENAGTPATAAVDGSTTTRWASAFTDPQWIYVDLGSTQSICQILLNWEAAYATAFQIQLSNDTTTWTTVYSTTTGTGGNQTLNVSGSGRYVRMYGTARATGYGYSLYEFVVRTGSTPTSPSPTPSTSPSPSGDPIPGGGSLGANVKVFDPSMSGATIQAQVDAIFAEMESNQFGSQRYVLAFKPGTYSGFNAQIGFYTSIIGLGQNPGDVRINGDVTVDAGWFQGNATQNFWRSAENLSVYPSAGFTRWAVSQAAPFRRMDIHGDLNLAPNGYGWASGGYIADSRVSGSVGPYSQQQWYTRDSQIGGWVNGVWNMVFSGVQGAPANSFPNPVYTTLATTPFSREKPYLYLDSGGNYRVWVPSLRTNASGTSWAAGSTPGSSLPLSSFYVAKPGDSAARINQALAQGLHLLFTPGIYHVNQTINVNRADTVVLGLGYATIIPDNGVTPMVVGDVDGVKVAGLLFDAGPTNSANLLVMGASTSGVSHAANPSSISDVFFRIGGAGAGKATNSLLVNSNNVLIDHIWAWRGDHGAGIGWTVNTADTGLIVNGNNVLATGLFVEHYQKYNVVWNGQGGRTIFFQNELPYDPPNQAAYMNGTTKGYAAYKVANTVTSHEAWGMGSYCYFNVDPTIHAARGFEAPNSAGVKFHSLLTVSLGGNGVIDNVINTTGAAAQGTATVPVNVVSYP
- a CDS encoding VWA domain-containing protein is translated as MRRGIPARRGGPGTRLGRGLLAACLLLGTVAGCTGGDPPRRVLRVLASAELADMRPILDELRAQTGVELQLDLTGTVDAANALDPGAYHHDLAWLSSDRYFRLKLAAGGYTGAPPLSTSIMTSPVAVGVTPAAARALRAATPDQQVSWADLADSAATGSLRFAMADPRRSNSGLAALIGVATAAAGHGGALRPEDVTCDRLRGFFTGHTVSAPDSAALVDQFVAHRADLDAVVNYESALLALNASGRLPEPLELVYPQDGLVISDYPLLLLDPAQREAYDTAVAWLRSPAAQRQIMERTLRRPVDPTVARDPRLAASMGNALYYPDAKEVVDRLLDRYADPALHTPTRVVFTLDFSGSMRGRRIAALREAFAALAGADRSSGGKFGRIFRGERFTVIRFGGRVLDERDLVVNSPADLDTLRSWLDVDSFDDSTAVWSALDHAYDRAAAMRREDPRQQVSIVLMTDGENNAGISLDRLLPALRDTPVRTYAIAYGEADRADLDRVARTTGGFAVDAGATSLLTAFKEIRGC